A segment of the Streptococcus dysgalactiae subsp. dysgalactiae genome:
ATTTTGACAGAACCAAGAAATGCCCTAGTCAAGCAATATCAAGCTCTTCTTTCTTACGATGGCGTCGAATTGGCATTTGATAAGGAAGCCTTAGAAGCCATTGCAAATAAAGCCATTGAGCGTAAGACAGGCGCGCGTGGTCTTCGTTCTATTATCGAAGAAACAATGTTAGACATTATGTTTGAAATTCCAAGCCAAGAAGATGTCATAAAAGTGCGTATCACCAAGGCTGCTGTCGAAGGCAAGTCAAAACCCGTTTTAGAGACAGCGTAAGGAGAAATAATGGCTGAAGAACAAGTCTTAAATACCCATAATGCCTCAATTTTGTTGAGCGCTGCAAACAAATCTCACTACCCTCAAGATGACCTGCCAGAAATTGCTTTGGCAGGACGTTCCAATGTTGGGAAATCTAGTTTTATTAACAGCATGCTTGGGCGAAAAAACTTAGCGCGTACGTCAAGTAAGCCAGGAAAAACTCAGCTTTTAAATTTTTTCAACATTGATGACAAGCTTCGCTTTGTGGATGTACCAGGATATGGTTATGCCAAAGTATCAAAATCTGAACGTGCTAAATGGGGCAAAATGATTGAAGAATATTTGACTAGCAGGGATAATCTAAGAGCTGTCGTGAGTTTGGTGGATTTACGTCATGAATCTTCTAAAGAAGATGTTCAAATGTATGAGTTTTTAAAGTATTATGACATTCCTGTCATTATTGTGGCAACCAAAGCAGACAAGATTCCTCGTGGTAAGTGGAATAAGCATGAATCAAT
Coding sequences within it:
- the yihA gene encoding ribosome biogenesis GTP-binding protein YihA/YsxC → MAEEQVLNTHNASILLSAANKSHYPQDDLPEIALAGRSNVGKSSFINSMLGRKNLARTSSKPGKTQLLNFFNIDDKLRFVDVPGYGYAKVSKSERAKWGKMIEEYLTSRDNLRAVVSLVDLRHESSKEDVQMYEFLKYYDIPVIIVATKADKIPRGKWNKHESMVKKTLGFDKTDHFIIFSSVDRVGIDEAWDTILEYL